One segment of Ignavibacteria bacterium DNA contains the following:
- a CDS encoding exo-alpha-sialidase, whose amino-acid sequence MKIFILVAVLCSMHGSVVAQSVDWIVRLPRMPIGWQVGTSRVVEDVVRDRIFTLGWKRGTTLMSEDGGRTWSGEYSIYTDVVGKNANLVVLADGTYLYHGQTPFNQRVAVVSSDGGETWRKLTEDPRVLKEGIHNGIVEFIEPHYITAFDSSANSGGTSKLLSADLGRTWRPFPVQPLDTGVDSYVWHQAAPYIIYWSGKTYWYRCDVRTDTVWVKTAIPVGLENPVEVGSAVVGSLNGQLAYMAHHDSSVTETEHSTLSVVATSDSTAYVFDSAGCTYDIQPRTGSIRRLSCVNGSSTGKRLALDLASKYGNRVLAVWRDAADTWIMEEFDLEPGTSTVNTARYRRSPVLYNNTSPLTYLGEKGLFMITDQPPKFREVVRTLDLGSTWILSDSIDVKDLEPAYLPMSSAVETENGSLLLQSGFDHLLRKENEQWKERMQYLTTGHEHVVERKPTLFVDEDDVLVPGAMLMKLDPATCAFVDTVLPRRATFMRRLSDDMLAAGNDSLWLSFTNKREWIYVPAGLTEVRPSQRGKVSDVARLLNGDLLCAIRGVDTVDPAGVRGMLKRGGITKSTDDGDTWRWTDSLPEGMTHVTTLLTLTSGTVLAHCARVVNDPVSPMVESAALLRSDDNGARWTIVARDFRSNIPYPNMEPNIVQVANGAIIATMYSGNVVVSFDDGERWDVVDVAELGTTQVNNITLGRDSSLLVSTDIGVGRLRIPNVTSVDDQSTSSRANQLVNDGILLYVWEGASAILQIQDLNGCLIRTFVVQHGENRIDISQLASGVYAISRSTGSTIERSLFVKN is encoded by the coding sequence ATGAAGATATTCATCTTGGTTGCTGTGTTGTGCAGCATGCACGGGAGTGTGGTTGCGCAGTCCGTTGACTGGATCGTGCGGTTGCCGCGTATGCCGATTGGGTGGCAGGTGGGGACGTCTCGCGTGGTGGAAGATGTTGTGCGCGACCGAATCTTCACGTTGGGATGGAAGCGCGGCACAACGTTGATGTCTGAAGATGGGGGCAGGACGTGGAGCGGTGAATATTCTATCTACACCGACGTGGTGGGGAAGAATGCCAACCTTGTCGTCTTGGCTGACGGCACGTATCTCTACCATGGTCAAACGCCGTTCAATCAGCGCGTTGCGGTTGTGTCTTCGGACGGTGGTGAAACTTGGCGGAAACTCACAGAGGATCCGCGTGTTCTGAAGGAGGGAATTCACAATGGCATCGTTGAGTTCATAGAGCCCCATTACATCACGGCCTTTGATTCGAGTGCGAACAGTGGCGGTACAAGTAAGCTTCTCAGCGCAGACCTGGGCCGCACGTGGAGACCGTTCCCAGTGCAGCCGCTCGATACAGGAGTTGATTCGTACGTGTGGCATCAGGCAGCCCCCTACATCATCTATTGGTCGGGCAAGACATATTGGTATCGCTGTGACGTGCGCACGGATACGGTGTGGGTGAAGACAGCGATCCCGGTTGGACTAGAGAACCCTGTAGAAGTAGGATCAGCAGTTGTTGGTTCGTTGAACGGACAACTTGCCTACATGGCGCATCATGATAGCTCTGTAACGGAGACTGAACACAGTACTCTATCCGTTGTTGCCACAAGTGACAGCACTGCCTATGTGTTCGATAGCGCCGGATGTACGTATGATATCCAACCACGGACAGGATCGATCCGACGACTCTCCTGTGTGAACGGTTCGTCAACAGGAAAGCGGCTTGCACTTGATCTGGCCTCGAAGTATGGCAACCGCGTGCTTGCTGTTTGGAGAGATGCAGCAGACACCTGGATCATGGAAGAGTTCGATCTAGAACCTGGCACTTCAACAGTCAACACTGCACGGTATCGTCGATCACCAGTTCTCTACAACAACACTTCGCCCCTTACGTATCTCGGTGAGAAGGGGCTCTTCATGATCACGGATCAGCCACCGAAGTTCAGAGAGGTAGTAAGAACGCTTGATCTGGGGTCGACGTGGATCCTCAGCGATTCCATTGACGTGAAAGATCTAGAGCCGGCTTACCTTCCGATGTCGAGCGCAGTTGAAACAGAGAATGGGTCCCTGCTTCTTCAATCAGGGTTCGACCATCTGCTCCGCAAGGAGAACGAGCAGTGGAAGGAGCGAATGCAATACCTTACAACAGGTCACGAGCACGTTGTTGAACGCAAGCCAACGTTGTTCGTTGATGAGGACGACGTCCTTGTACCGGGCGCGATGCTGATGAAACTCGACCCAGCTACCTGTGCGTTTGTGGATACTGTTCTTCCACGTCGGGCCACGTTCATGCGTCGGCTCTCCGATGATATGTTGGCGGCAGGAAATGATTCGCTTTGGTTGTCCTTTACCAACAAACGCGAGTGGATCTACGTCCCAGCAGGACTCACAGAGGTCAGACCGTCACAGCGCGGAAAGGTAAGCGATGTTGCCCGACTCCTCAACGGCGATCTCCTCTGTGCGATCCGTGGTGTTGATACTGTAGATCCTGCAGGCGTGCGAGGGATGCTCAAGCGAGGCGGGATCACGAAGAGTACGGATGACGGCGATACGTGGAGATGGACTGATTCTTTGCCAGAGGGAATGACGCACGTAACTACGCTGTTGACACTCACGTCCGGAACCGTCCTTGCCCACTGTGCACGAGTGGTCAATGATCCGGTTTCGCCAATGGTAGAATCAGCAGCACTTCTTCGTAGTGATGACAACGGAGCACGTTGGACCATTGTTGCCCGAGACTTCCGCTCCAACATTCCGTATCCCAACATGGAACCGAACATCGTGCAGGTTGCGAACGGTGCGATCATTGCAACGATGTACTCCGGTAATGTTGTTGTCTCGTTTGACGACGGCGAACGCTGGGATGTGGTTGATGTGGCCGAGCTCGGCACAACACAGGTTAACAACATCACCCTCGGACGTGATAGCTCCCTGCTGGTTTCCACCGACATCGGCGTTGGTAGACTTCGTATCCCCAACGTAACGTCTGTTGATGACCAGAGTACTTCATCACGCGCAAACCAGCTCGTCAACGATGGCATCCTCCTCTATGTTTGGGAGGGGGCAAGTGCCATACTGCAGATACAAGACCTGAACGGCTGCCTCATCAGAACCTTCGTAGTTCAGCACGGGGAGAACCGGATCGACATATCACAACTCGCATCCGGCGTTTATGCCATCTCACGATCAACGGGTTCGACCATTGAACGATCGTTGTTCGTGAAGAACTAG
- a CDS encoding HigA family addiction module antidote protein, whose product MSPKNRRPTHPGEVLLEEFLIPMSMTQVELAAQLGVPVQRINTIINGKRSVSAETAILLAGVFKTSPHFWMNLQISFDLYDAQLRLNRAA is encoded by the coding sequence ATGTCACCAAAGAATAGAAGGCCCACGCACCCGGGGGAAGTTCTTCTCGAGGAGTTTCTGATTCCTATGTCCATGACACAGGTGGAGCTCGCAGCCCAGCTTGGTGTTCCGGTGCAACGAATCAATACCATCATCAACGGCAAGCGATCTGTCTCTGCCGAGACGGCGATCCTTCTTGCGGGAGTTTTTAAGACGTCGCCGCACTTCTGGATGAATTTGCAGATCTCATTTGATCTGTACGACGCACAGCTTCGATTGAATCGAGCTGCATAG
- a CDS encoding TonB-dependent receptor yields the protein MSLVLVTCLAGLLALPVVDDGQIFVKGLAVSARDSTRLSLANVAVLDPRDSTVLKGVVAKKDGSFVIGGIDGVDHLLRVTYAGHHAAYRDLSEQIVSTASDTIDVGLIALESATTNVVDVTAERPLIEYQDGKKVFNVSESMTTAGGNALDVLKQVPTVNVDLEGNVTVHGMQGVNIMIDGKPITAYGNANQILKTLPSGALEKVEVVANPGAKYDAQGSGGILNLVLKKQRRSGFNGIVDLNLGVYDNYNGSTTLNSRNEGVNFFGGADFYLSRQRRYRNVVSEFDDGTGLLRTGTSHNNNHSYGLRLGSDITFDTVHSLTISAEARANNGTNQDPWMNTFTSNDGQAPYYSSMDQTSGGPNNSLGFTGTYTMHVGPKEHDLVANVYFYPDNYDITNTLVTTPTNASGEVAGQSTGRRSQTVGIGSYFEALADYTWPITPTMKLGTGVDATLQFIDSEFNFSELDAVNNVFVPAPVLSNAAKHYDDVYAAYVDASEQFGDLNVRAGLRGEHTRNQFESRDTPAQNFDRSFGNLFPSMSASYAFSQEQSVQFSYARRINRPTGPQLNPYVDVTDSLYWRAGNPALMPEYINSVQLGILQYIDASVVNVEAFYRLTENMINLRFREEVKPGVLLERPYNFGQGIAYGMSGSANLSLAPWLSINSELSYYYQEAGGTFKGQTYESTGYGWNARVIANATLPLDIKSQIFFDYTAPQVIPQGQRMQFSMLSLSMNREFKEQHLTIGLNWMDVFNSAQFGGSVSGPGFSTDLLNRRDYPLVSLNLSYRINDYKGPRPRQSPGVGGGGNTI from the coding sequence ATGTCTCTTGTTCTTGTTACGTGTCTTGCAGGGCTCTTAGCCCTACCGGTGGTTGATGATGGGCAGATCTTTGTGAAGGGGCTAGCCGTAAGTGCCCGGGATTCAACTCGACTCTCTCTTGCGAATGTGGCTGTTCTGGATCCGAGGGATTCCACGGTCCTCAAGGGAGTTGTGGCCAAGAAGGATGGCAGCTTCGTTATCGGTGGGATTGATGGGGTGGATCATCTGCTGCGCGTCACATATGCCGGACACCACGCGGCATACCGTGATCTAAGCGAGCAGATCGTCAGCACTGCTAGCGACACGATCGATGTTGGACTGATCGCGCTTGAGTCTGCAACCACCAATGTCGTGGATGTCACAGCCGAACGCCCCCTCATCGAATATCAAGACGGGAAGAAGGTCTTTAACGTTAGTGAATCGATGACCACTGCTGGTGGCAACGCGCTTGATGTCCTCAAGCAAGTGCCAACGGTGAACGTTGATCTTGAGGGTAACGTAACGGTGCATGGGATGCAGGGCGTGAATATCATGATCGACGGAAAGCCCATAACGGCGTATGGGAATGCGAATCAGATCCTCAAAACCCTTCCGTCGGGTGCACTGGAGAAGGTAGAGGTAGTGGCAAATCCTGGTGCGAAGTACGATGCCCAAGGGTCGGGGGGCATCCTGAATCTTGTCCTGAAAAAACAACGCAGATCCGGATTCAATGGCATCGTAGATCTGAACCTGGGTGTCTACGACAACTACAACGGCTCAACTACTCTGAACTCTCGAAACGAGGGAGTGAACTTCTTTGGTGGGGCAGACTTCTATCTCTCGAGGCAACGTCGATATAGAAACGTGGTAAGCGAGTTTGATGATGGAACGGGGCTCTTGCGAACCGGCACTTCGCACAACAACAATCACTCGTATGGATTGCGACTAGGGTCGGATATCACCTTTGATACCGTTCATAGCCTAACGATCAGTGCAGAGGCTAGGGCAAACAACGGAACGAATCAAGACCCATGGATGAATACGTTCACATCGAACGATGGACAAGCCCCCTACTATAGCTCCATGGATCAGACAAGCGGTGGACCGAATAATAGCCTGGGCTTTACGGGTACCTATACGATGCATGTTGGTCCGAAGGAACATGATCTCGTAGCGAACGTCTATTTCTATCCCGACAACTACGACATAACGAATACACTTGTGACCACCCCAACAAATGCTAGTGGAGAGGTGGCCGGACAGTCAACAGGACGGAGATCGCAGACGGTTGGCATTGGGTCGTACTTCGAAGCACTTGCCGACTACACATGGCCGATCACGCCGACCATGAAACTCGGGACCGGTGTAGACGCAACCTTGCAGTTCATTGATTCAGAGTTCAACTTCTCAGAGTTGGATGCCGTGAACAATGTGTTTGTGCCCGCTCCGGTCCTGTCCAATGCAGCTAAACACTATGACGACGTCTATGCGGCCTACGTTGATGCATCCGAACAGTTCGGCGATCTGAATGTTCGCGCTGGACTTCGTGGCGAGCACACGCGCAACCAATTCGAGAGTAGAGATACACCGGCACAGAATTTCGATCGATCATTCGGTAATCTCTTCCCTAGCATGAGTGCGAGCTATGCCTTCTCACAGGAACAAAGTGTACAGTTCTCCTACGCTCGTAGGATCAACCGTCCAACCGGCCCGCAGTTGAATCCATACGTGGACGTAACGGACTCTCTCTACTGGCGAGCCGGCAACCCTGCCTTAATGCCGGAGTACATCAACTCGGTTCAACTTGGCATTCTGCAGTACATCGACGCGTCGGTTGTGAACGTTGAGGCATTCTATCGTCTGACGGAGAACATGATCAACCTTCGGTTCAGGGAAGAAGTGAAGCCTGGTGTTCTTCTCGAACGGCCCTACAACTTCGGTCAGGGTATTGCCTATGGCATGTCAGGCTCTGCGAACCTTTCCCTTGCCCCATGGCTCAGTATCAACAGCGAGCTGAGCTACTATTACCAAGAAGCCGGAGGGACGTTTAAGGGTCAGACGTATGAGAGCACGGGGTATGGATGGAATGCGAGAGTGATCGCAAACGCAACCTTGCCGCTTGACATCAAGAGTCAGATCTTCTTTGATTACACTGCTCCGCAGGTGATCCCGCAAGGTCAGCGTATGCAGTTCTCGATGTTGAGTCTGTCCATGAACCGAGAGTTCAAGGAGCAACATCTCACGATCGGACTGAATTGGATGGACGTCTTTAACAGCGCACAGTTTGGCGGTTCTGTTTCCGGTCCAGGTTTCTCAACCGATCTTCTGAATCGGCGCGACTATCCTCTCGTGAGTCTCAACCTTTCGTACCGGATCAACGATTACAAGGGTCCACGACCACGGCAATCTCCCGGCGTTGGCGGAGGTGGCAACACGATCTGA
- a CDS encoding ATP-binding cassette domain-containing protein, with translation MTRITFENVSKSFDSVKPLQDVSFTIEPGEFFVLVGPSGCGKSTLLRMIAGLESVTSGTVRFDNEVMNNVEPRQRDVGMVFQNYALYPHLTVFENLAFPLAIRKEPKERINARVREVASMLSLDSMLDRRPKQLSGGQRQRVAVGRAIIRQPRVFLFDEPLSNLDAQLRAHMRTEIRSLQRALGVTTVYVTHDQVEAMTMSDRMAILNDGVLQQVGTPADIYDNPATPFVASFTGSPSMNLIPHNGKTLGVRPEKLETVASQDSIALEVLVNAVEFIGHEWLIHGTVNNTIIIMRCHDKGAHQAGHSTTWYVPKSAARWF, from the coding sequence ATGACACGGATCACCTTCGAAAACGTTAGCAAGTCCTTCGACTCCGTTAAACCACTGCAGGATGTCTCCTTCACGATCGAACCGGGCGAGTTCTTTGTACTCGTTGGTCCATCGGGATGTGGCAAGAGTACTCTGTTGCGCATGATCGCCGGACTGGAGTCCGTAACGAGCGGCACCGTCCGCTTCGACAATGAAGTGATGAACAACGTAGAGCCACGTCAACGAGATGTTGGCATGGTCTTTCAGAACTATGCACTGTACCCACACCTCACGGTGTTTGAAAATCTTGCCTTCCCGTTGGCGATCCGCAAGGAACCAAAGGAGCGGATCAATGCTCGTGTTCGCGAGGTAGCGTCGATGCTAAGCCTTGACTCGATGCTGGACCGCAGACCAAAACAACTCTCAGGCGGACAACGTCAGCGCGTGGCCGTAGGGCGCGCCATCATCCGTCAACCACGCGTGTTCTTGTTCGATGAGCCCCTTTCCAATCTCGACGCACAACTACGCGCGCACATGCGTACAGAGATCCGCTCATTGCAACGTGCACTTGGCGTTACTACGGTGTACGTAACACATGATCAGGTAGAGGCCATGACGATGAGCGATCGCATGGCGATCTTGAATGATGGCGTTCTGCAGCAAGTAGGCACACCGGCAGACATCTACGACAATCCCGCAACGCCCTTCGTTGCATCGTTCACCGGCAGCCCGTCCATGAATCTGATCCCCCACAACGGCAAGACGTTAGGGGTTCGTCCGGAGAAACTGGAAACGGTTGCGTCGCAGGATTCCATCGCCCTTGAGGTGCTTGTGAATGCCGTTGAATTCATCGGGCACGAGTGGCTCATCCATGGTACCGTGAACAACACCATCATCATCATGCGGTGTCACGATAAAGGGGCTCATCAGGCCGGACACAGCACTACATGGTATGTCCCGAAGTCTGCGGCTCGCTGGTTTTAA
- a CDS encoding J domain-containing protein has translation MNFNDYYKELELERTATDDEIKKAFRKLARQYHPDTNPDKPGAEEKFKRISEAYEVLSDKTKRAKYDQLSSQTSAYQRGRRPRPGGPQVSMDDVGDMFSGTSFGDLLSELFGGGGGRTTRTRTAQARPAPPKVYAVTLTLAEAFTGASKRFAIDGTKVDVTFKPGVATGQRLRIPNGEMEVTIEPHTRFIREGNDLRVKEVIPLSTALLGEKHPVVTLKGTIALSIPPGTPNGKILRIKGQGMPVYGVENSRGDLYVELTVNIPTTLTDEQRELAEKLRDLGL, from the coding sequence ATGAATTTCAATGACTACTACAAAGAACTCGAGCTCGAACGAACAGCTACGGACGATGAGATCAAGAAGGCCTTTCGGAAGCTCGCACGACAGTATCACCCTGATACCAATCCGGATAAACCCGGCGCCGAGGAGAAGTTCAAGCGTATCAGCGAGGCGTATGAGGTGCTGTCCGATAAAACAAAGCGCGCCAAATACGACCAGCTCTCGTCGCAAACATCCGCGTATCAACGCGGCAGGAGACCACGTCCGGGAGGACCGCAGGTCTCGATGGATGATGTTGGCGATATGTTCTCCGGCACATCATTCGGAGACCTTCTCTCTGAGTTGTTTGGTGGAGGGGGCGGCCGCACAACACGTACGCGTACCGCGCAAGCTCGGCCGGCACCTCCAAAGGTCTACGCTGTAACACTTACGCTTGCAGAAGCCTTCACCGGTGCCTCCAAGCGATTCGCCATCGACGGTACAAAGGTGGATGTGACCTTTAAGCCGGGCGTGGCCACTGGCCAGAGACTCCGCATTCCGAATGGTGAAATGGAGGTGACCATTGAGCCCCATACGCGCTTCATTCGTGAGGGGAACGACCTGAGGGTGAAGGAGGTGATCCCACTCTCAACGGCACTCTTGGGAGAGAAACATCCGGTAGTGACGCTAAAGGGCACCATTGCCCTTAGTATTCCGCCCGGGACCCCGAATGGCAAGATCTTAAGGATAAAGGGGCAGGGCATGCCGGTCTATGGCGTGGAGAATTCGCGCGGAGACCTGTATGTTGAGCTTACGGTCAATATTCCAACAACACTTACCGATGAACAACGAGAGCTGGCAGAGAAGCTTCGTGATCTCGGCTTGTGA
- a CDS encoding heparin lyase I family protein translates to MRTCIFNGTCTFRDNRIDLATDPTNIANKVMKFTAVAPSMGMVTSKSSMESTTAYFKKGSELWYEARYYFTSQLPFSIADFESGWIDQSPGPRIVISGGALAVENKFGNKLMFRQATPIPIPIGKWVKVKIHFVFHEENGRIELWQDGVRVLDVDAPTLPLSIAIQNNIEVGITATSQACEVLVDDVRLSPLPL, encoded by the coding sequence TTGCGGACATGCATTTTCAACGGTACGTGTACGTTCCGTGACAATAGAATCGATCTCGCAACCGACCCGACGAACATTGCTAACAAGGTGATGAAGTTCACGGCAGTTGCGCCATCGATGGGCATGGTAACATCGAAGTCGTCCATGGAGAGCACAACGGCGTATTTCAAGAAGGGAAGTGAGCTTTGGTATGAGGCACGGTACTACTTCACATCACAGCTGCCGTTCAGCATCGCCGATTTCGAGAGTGGATGGATCGATCAATCTCCCGGGCCTCGCATTGTGATCAGTGGCGGTGCGTTGGCCGTAGAGAACAAGTTCGGGAACAAACTCATGTTCCGTCAGGCCACACCTATTCCCATTCCGATCGGCAAGTGGGTAAAGGTCAAGATCCACTTCGTCTTCCACGAAGAGAACGGTCGCATAGAGCTTTGGCAGGACGGAGTGCGAGTATTGGATGTGGATGCGCCCACACTACCACTATCGATCGCGATACAGAACAACATCGAAGTAGGGATCACTGCAACATCGCAAGCATGCGAAGTATTGGTGGACGATGTGCGTCTTTCCCCCTTGCCACTTTAG
- a CDS encoding potassium transporter, with product MAKQINDPGFGIKLGGTGRIVRRDGSLNVGRVGDRFHWSDLYHAALMWSWTKYLGLTLVLYIVVNAVFGTLYMLIGTDQILNAQDGDWWMELSDAMFFSAQTLTTVGYGNLAPGSPLVSAIASLEALAGLFIFGIFTGISFGRFSRIKPRITFAEKAVLGPHRDGYNAFMCRLVNERSSVVMDSTANLILVMQDPNEPQHNRRYYQLNLDISHISSLAINWTLVHTITSDSPLSGLRLADLVQRNAEFLVILTAFDDTVGQQFYSRYSYRPQEILEGAKYVSMFETLDSGDVTVHVDRVHDTTPMDLYPLATVPAPLDEQPSPL from the coding sequence ATGGCTAAACAGATCAATGACCCGGGCTTCGGGATCAAACTCGGTGGTACAGGTCGTATTGTCAGACGTGACGGATCGCTCAACGTGGGTCGCGTTGGCGATAGATTCCATTGGTCGGACCTCTATCACGCCGCTCTCATGTGGTCGTGGACAAAGTACCTTGGCCTCACCCTCGTTCTTTACATAGTGGTCAATGCTGTCTTCGGCACGTTGTACATGCTCATCGGCACGGACCAGATCCTCAACGCCCAGGATGGCGATTGGTGGATGGAACTCTCAGACGCGATGTTTTTCAGTGCGCAAACACTTACCACGGTAGGGTATGGAAACCTGGCGCCTGGTTCGCCCCTTGTCAGTGCGATAGCTTCATTGGAGGCTCTTGCCGGACTCTTCATCTTCGGGATCTTTACGGGCATCTCGTTCGGTCGGTTCTCGCGTATCAAGCCCCGAATTACGTTTGCGGAAAAGGCTGTGCTCGGACCTCATCGCGACGGATACAATGCGTTCATGTGCAGACTTGTGAATGAGCGCTCGAGCGTAGTGATGGATAGCACGGCAAACTTGATCCTGGTGATGCAGGATCCGAATGAACCACAACACAACAGACGATACTACCAGCTCAATCTCGACATCTCACACATCAGCTCGCTCGCGATCAATTGGACGCTTGTGCATACGATCACGTCCGATAGCCCGCTGTCCGGACTCCGCCTCGCAGACCTAGTACAACGGAATGCTGAGTTTCTCGTGATCCTCACAGCATTCGACGATACGGTTGGACAACAGTTCTACTCGCGCTATTCCTACAGACCTCAAGAGATCTTGGAAGGGGCGAAGTATGTGTCCATGTTCGAAACCCTTGACTCAGGTGATGTGACCGTTCATGTAGACCGTGTGCACGATACCACGCCAATGGATCTCTACCCTCTCGCAACTGTCCCGGCGCCGTTGGACGAACAACCAAGCCCCCTCTAA
- the radC gene encoding DNA repair protein RadC, whose amino-acid sequence MSTADADRPRERLIRHGSQALSTQELLALLINVGTPGASAAEIANDVLRRFPTLTDLAGRDVAELRAIHGMGTAKAATLCAAFELAHRIQAEPFSDRTMITSPAVLAKLMAPRMRHLRTECFHVVLLNSANQVMRDVAVSDGSLNAVLIHPREVFRLAIAENCAAVILVHNHPSGNTEPSKEDITITRQLVDAGRIVDIRVLDHIIIGGDAYTSLAERHLM is encoded by the coding sequence ATGTCAACAGCCGATGCAGACAGACCACGGGAACGCTTGATACGCCACGGCTCACAAGCACTGAGCACACAGGAGCTACTGGCCCTGCTGATCAATGTGGGCACGCCGGGAGCATCTGCGGCAGAGATCGCGAATGATGTCCTACGTCGGTTCCCGACGCTTACAGACCTGGCCGGACGCGACGTAGCGGAACTCCGCGCGATCCATGGCATGGGTACAGCAAAGGCAGCCACTCTCTGCGCAGCCTTTGAATTGGCTCACCGCATTCAGGCCGAACCGTTCTCAGACCGCACGATGATCACTTCTCCAGCCGTCCTGGCCAAACTGATGGCACCACGCATGAGGCACCTGCGCACGGAGTGCTTTCATGTTGTGCTGCTGAATTCCGCCAACCAGGTGATGCGCGATGTTGCGGTGAGCGACGGCTCGCTCAATGCCGTGCTGATCCACCCCCGCGAGGTGTTTCGCCTAGCGATCGCCGAGAATTGCGCTGCTGTTATCCTGGTGCATAACCACCCGTCGGGGAACACAGAACCGTCAAAAGAGGATATCACGATCACCCGACAACTCGTAGATGCAGGACGCATCGTCGATATTCGTGTACTCGATCACATCATCATTGGTGGTGATGCATATACGTCTCTCGCAGAGCGACATCTGATGTAG